The Silene latifolia isolate original U9 population chromosome X, ASM4854445v1, whole genome shotgun sequence genome contains the following window.
TTGTAACAACCTTATGTGGCCTTAGGAGAGCACCCTCATTCCTGCATTTATTTCTATGATGCCATATATGATATATAGCTCCCACAATCAGTCCTGCTCTCACCCCTCTCTGCATCTTATTGCCAGTATCCTGCACACACCAGTCCAGAACATTGCCAACTGGTAGCATTAAACCAGTTTTCTATTGCAGATGCTGAACTACCCTGAAACTGTAATCACACCCAAAGAAAAGGTGATCCAAATCTTCTGATGCCTGTCCACATAGCCAGCAGCTATCATCAATGTCCACCCCATACCTGATCAGCTTAGCTTTGGTTCTGAAAGCTCCATGGGCAAGGAGCCTTCCCATAAATTGATGTTTTGGGATCACCCATTCGTTTCATACCACCCCATCCCAACTCACCTTAGGATGGGTCCCCATAAGCCATTGATAACAACTGGCAGTAGTGAAACCTACCCCCTGTATGTCCCATGCTCCATTGGTATAGGCAGCAACCAGGTCCTGTTTAACCCTGCATACTCTCCTCCAAACCCAGCTTGTGTTAGCACCAGGCTCATACTACCACCAGTTCACCCCTTTCAGATGATTGTGCTTCACCCATTTGACCCATATAGTGTCTTTATCCTCAGCTATCCAGTTGACCAGTTTGCCTATCATTGCCTTATTCATCATTTCCAAGTTTTTGATCCCTAAACCACCCTCTGCTTTAGGCCTGCACACTGTCTCCCATGCCACCAGTGGAACCCTATGATAGTTAGCACTATTATCCCATAGGAAGTTTCTGCAAACAGCCTCCACTTTTGCAATGATTCCCTTTGGCAGGACAAACAATGAAGCCTAGTAAGAGTGTAAGGTAGTCAACACTGCTTTCACTAAAACAAGTCTCCCAGCATATGAAAACTTTTTTGCTCCATAACCATGAATTCTACTACAGATTTTCTCAACTAGACACTTACAATCTTGTTTTTGCAATCTAGTAGTTTGAATTGGCATGCCAAGGTATTTAAAAGGTAGCTTACCCTCTACAAAACCAGACACACTCAGGATATCATGTTTGAGCTGATCAGGCACCCCTCTGAAATATGCATTGGACTTTGCAGCACTTATCTTTAGTCCAGTTGCTTTAGAAAAAGTAGAGTAAGACTTGAGAAGCAGCATAATGGACTTGGCATCCCCATGGAAAAAAAGTAGcacatcatctgcaaacatcaagtTGGCCAGTTGTACTTGCTTGCACATAGAGTGAAAACAAGAGGGGAAAGAGGGTCTCCCTGCCTGAGGCCTCTCTTGCCATGGAAATATCCAAACATTTCCCCATTGAGAGATAAGGAAAAGGATGTTGTTGTTATACATTGCATCAGAATTTCCTGGAACTCCACTGGAAATCTTAGTTCTTCAAGTAATTTTTCAACAAAGGACCACTCCACACTATCATATGCTTTTTGGAGATCTATTTTAAAAAGACATCTAGGAGAAACATTAGGTTTTTCATAGCATCTAATAAGATCTTGGCAAATAAGGATGTTCTCCTGGATGCTTCTATTTTGTATAAAGGCTCCCTGATTAGGATCAATGATGAGAGGCAACACCTCAGCTAATCTTGCACATAGAAGCATGGAAATAACCTTGTAAACTACATTGCATCAGGCTATAGGTCGAAACTGATACACAGTTTGGGGCCTGTCACACTTGGGAATCAAGGTCACATTGGTTGCATTCACTTGTTTCAGCAACTGTCTGGTTCTGAAAAAATCCTGGACAGCATTAATCACCTCCCCTCCAATCTCAGTCCAAGCATCCTTGAAGAATTTGCTTGTGTATCCATCAAGTCCTGGTGATTTGTTATCAGGAATACTGAATACAGCAGCTCTAATTTCCTCCCCAGTTACAGGTCtcagtaaaatatgcatgtgttCATCCCTACATCTTTGTCCTTGGTCTATGATCTTCCTGTGTATTTTAGTAGTAGTCTGATTAGTCCCAAGAAGGTGCATATAATACTCCAGGAATGCTGACTGAACCAGCTCTGGACTGTCACACATATTTCCCTTCATGTCCTCAATAAAGATCACCCTATTCCCATTCCTTCTTTTTTTGAGAATGCCATGGAATTAGGCACTATTTGTGTCTCCCTCTTTCATCCAGAACTGCTTAGACTTTTGAGCTAAAAAGCTATCCCTGGCACTGCTTAATTTTTTTAACTCCTGAGAAGCCTCAAATTCTGCAACAAGCAACTGAGTATCAGTGGGATTCCTTCCAATTTGTTCCTGCAAATCATGAACCTGTCTCTGAAGTCTGCTTGTTGAATGCTCAATATCATTATACCCCTCTTTGTTCAAACTTTTCAAGGCTGGTTTCAAATGTTTGAGATTTTTAACTAGCCTGAACATGCTAGTACCCATCAAACCCTTATCCCAATTACTTCTGACAGTATGCAGGAACTCCTTTGCTTCTCCCCACATGTTGAAGTACTTAAAGCATCGTTTTCTTTGGGAAATTTTAGAGCTACTAATAATACAAGGAGTATGATCCATGAGTCCCTCAGGCAAAAAATGGGCATAAAGATCAGGGAGATGATCACACCAGTCCTTATTAACTAGGAACCTATCAATCCTACTATATATCCTCTCCTCAGGTTTTTGTTTGTTATTCCAAGTAAAAAGAGACCCTGTAGCATCAATGTCAATGACTCCACAATCTGCAACACAATACCTGAATGGCTCCATCTCAACTGAGGGAGTGTTGCCTCCCACCTTTTCTCCAGCAGATAGTACACAATTAAAGTCACCAGCAATAGCCCAAGGACCACTGACCTGACTAGCAATTCTCCTTAAATGATCCCATAAAGAAGCCCTATCATTAATAGAGTTGAAAGCATAGACCATTGTCATATAGAAAATGCTTCTAGTCTCAACAGATTCAACCCTCATATGAATGAATTGTGCATTATACTCTACAAATTGTACCTTCATAGCTTGAGGTTGCCACAAAATCAAGATCCTCCCACCATTATGATGTCCATTATTAGTTGATATGCACCAATTATTGAAGCTATTTACAACTTTCTTCAGAACCctactctttatttttgtttctaaaaGACCAAACAATCTAATGTCTTTATTCTGTAAGAAATAATTTATTGCTTTTTGTTTTCCTACTCTATTCATGCCTCTCACATTCCAGAATCCTATCTTATCCATTTGAGATTTTTGGTTGAGGGCTATTACCATTTGCACCACCACTTCTTCTAGGGGGGATGAGACCACCTCTTTGTATGAATTTGCTCCAAATGAGTCAGAGCTATATCCACCTCCACTGTAATCATGTCTCTGCAACTAAACTAGTTTTTTAATTGGAGTTACATTCCTAGCTTCTGTGTTCTGAATAGGGCCTTGTATACTCCCAGATGGAATGGCAGGAGTAGGCACAGTAGCCTTCTTCACCACAGGTCTCCAAACCAGCTGAGTTTTCTGCCCCTTCTTTTGATCATTCTTCCTGCAATCTGCCTCCATATGTCCCATTCCCATACATTTTTTGCACTTAACTTGTCTCCATTCATATTCTACCTCAATTTGAATCACATTGCCATTCTCATCTTTGAATTTTACCTTTTCAGGCAATTCCTGATCCACCATAAGAACTGCCATCACTCTAGCATAGCCTAACCTTGTTTTTTCCTCAGTAGCAACATCACTCTTGATGTACTTGCCTACCAACGAGGTAATTTTAGGCAGTCCTTTGCCCCAAAATTTCAGAGGTAGATTATGCATTTGAATCCATGCAGGAACCGAACTTACCTCCTCCTTTTTCATCTCTAAATCCCTCGTCCAAGACTTCACAATCATAGGTTTATTGTCAAACATATAATATCCCGAGTTTAAAACCTTGTCCTTCATTTCGACTGATTTGAAACGAACCAGAAACACACCATTTGGCATAAAAGAGATTTTATCAATATTGAATTTAGTCCAAATTCTCCTAATAAATCCTTCAATCACCTCCCATAGAGGATTTACACCTAGAATATAGCACACAACAGCCTGATTCCAATATTCAATCTCCTCCTCGACATCCTCTTGTTCAATCTGCATCAAATCCTCATGCTCTGTTTTAGGATCCTCATTTGTAATATCATTACTCTGTTCTACCGTTTCTTGTACTATTTCCTCCTCGTCCTCTATTTCTTCCACATCCTCTTCTTCATCCTCAGTTTCTACTTCCAATTCAGGAATTCCTGTTATTTCATTAATATTCTTGGTCTTCACTGCATTCTCACCATCCGGGCCTGCTTAATGTTCATTATGGTTTGTTATAACATTTGTTTCCTCTATCTCTTCAACAGGCGATGATGATTCTGCAGCCACATGAATACTACGTCCTCTTAAAGTCATCTCACGCTGCTTCTGATGCACTGATTTCCTAGCCATTAGCTTGAAAATCAGATCAAAGATCGAAATTAATGCGCATTAACATCTCATTAGGGTTTTTTCTCTCATTATGGTTTTTTCTCTCATTAGGGTTTTTTCTCTCATTAGGGTCTTttagtttgttcatccttgttattAAATTAAACCATCTTTCTTCAtaattattgttggattgttgcatgtttagaagtaAAGTTCATCCTCCCACCATGTTTATGCTAAAagactccatctttattgtttattttgcctctagaaacatgattagtgagtagtctccttctaggactcggtttgacccgatatgggtaatttcactaactaaTTATCATTAAGGCTGATTTGTGGGGAAAATTGGTGAGGGTGGTTTAGAGGAATTTACATGTTTAAGGTTTggcttttgggtagtgtcgacttgtgacccttgtccaccaacgggagttggttaggttgtaaattggatACCCGAAATTTgaccttgtcaccaactaaggttgagaccggaagggagaaccgagggagggtgcctctaggctagcgtttgaaatcgacctccggaaggaggagtgggatgacccggaatacgatgagtacttaatgatcttgaccaaattcttgacctccttggaaaaatgcatgttttcatggttgttgggttttgagttaggaataccaactttcgaacccgggaggggggttagtTGGAGTAGCTAGTGTCCTTTTGCGAACCCGGAAGGggggttctaggcgaattagagccatctcccccttacctttctaccccttttgattagccgagacgattagtatgtggaattacttatattcgtgggagaaccgagttctagtccttctctttatttgatctatcCTTTATCATTTAGCTTGTTCCTATCTTGTCTAGTTTATAGCCTTTAAACTTGTTAGTTTAGTGCTAGTTCGTTACCACCCTCTTTGTTTTatatcgacttagctaagctcAAGAATATAGATAATTAGTAATCACCCTTACTCCTTGTGGAATCGACCCTCtagagtgtacaacgataaaatcgtgcacttgcgaggtatagcttgataccatcaagtttttggcgccgttgccggggagtacggcttgatattaatcgtttttgttctagtttagactaagtccttTGTTACTAATCCTTTCTTTCAAGTGCTTAGGTCTTTTGCATGAGTAGGCGACGAAGAAGAGGTCAACCAACATATCAACTTGACCGCGAAATTGAAGCCACGGCAAGAAGACTTAATTCATTAAGAAGAAGGGGTTTACTTGATACACCACCTATTGAAGAAGTTAATCACCAAGAAGCTACCGAAGTGTTTGAAAatccttttggggttttagaagaaGAACCTAACACCATGGGTGATCCGGTTCCGATAAGAGAGACTATGGCTCCTAAGCACAAAGTCAATCCAAGCATCCAAAGGCCACGAATtcaagctaataactttgagATTAAAAATGCCTTGCTCAACCTTGTTCAAGACAACCAATTTGGAGGAAGTCCCTTAGAGAACCCAAATGATCATCTAAATGATTTCCTTGAAAATTGTGATATGTACAAGTCAAATGGAGTCTCCGATGACGCGGTTCGCCTTAGGTTGTTCCCCCGTTCTCTTAGGGGTTCGGCCAAGGATTGGTTGAAGAATTGTGACCCGGATTCCTTCAAAACA
Protein-coding sequences here:
- the LOC141617125 gene encoding uncharacterized protein LOC141617125, whose translation is MDKIGFWNVRGMNRVGKQKAINYFLQNKDIRLFGLLETKIKSRVLKKVVNSFNNWCISTNNGHHNGGRILILWQPQAMKVQFVEYNAQFIHMRVESVETRSIFYMTMVYAFNSINDRASLWDHLRRIASQVSGPWAIAGDFNCVLSAGEKVGGNTPSVEMEPFRYCVADCGVIDIDATGSLFTWNNKQKPEERIYSRIDRFLVNKDWCDHLPDLYAHFLPEGLMDHTPCIISSSKISQRKRCFKYFNMWGEAKEFLHTVRSNWDKGLMGTSMFRLVKNLKHLKPALKSLNKEGYNDIEHSTSRLQRQVHDLQEQIGRNPTDTQLLVAEFEASQELKKLSSARDSFLAQKSKQFWMKEGDTNSA